In Candidatus Sulfurimonas marisnigri, a single genomic region encodes these proteins:
- a CDS encoding response regulator — protein sequence MIKDIKVLKEMVNELKILYVEDEDEMRMGSELFLKKFFNFVETAKDGKDGLEKFQKNRHNIIFTDVMMPRMDGEEMIEKIKEIDDDVFCVTLTASEVRLEDIKEMCDLYYRKPISYDDMNTVLQEIVKKFNLSK from the coding sequence ATGATTAAAGATATAAAAGTACTAAAAGAGATGGTTAATGAGTTGAAAATACTTTATGTGGAAGATGAAGATGAGATGCGAATGGGAAGTGAACTTTTTTTAAAAAAGTTTTTTAATTTTGTTGAAACTGCTAAAGATGGGAAAGATGGTCTTGAAAAATTTCAGAAAAACAGACACAATATAATTTTCACCGATGTTATGATGCCAAGAATGGACGGGGAAGAGATGATTGAGAAAATTAAAGAGATTGATGATGATGTTTTCTGTGTGACGCTAACAGCTTCTGAAGTAAGATTAGAAGATATTAAAGAGATGTGTGATTTATACTACAGAAAGCCAATTTCTTATGATGATATGAATACGGTTTTGCAAGAAATTGTAAAGAAATTTAACTTATCAAAATAG
- a CDS encoding sensor histidine kinase translates to MMTTSLFAQAEVKIGVRAYNSEKVSVKRWEETTKALERAIPEYNISMVPIVSFKEMEDAVKNKEIDFILTNPSEYVAFEARNNVRRIATLINHRDEGGLAKFSSIIFTKADRDDINSLEDTKGKSILGLKKQAFGAWQMAHKEFLDSGIDPFEDLDVKFNLASSQQEIVYAVLNGKADLGTVRTGVMERLIKDGKILTSEIKVINVKVDGFPLLHSTATYPEWAFASLQHIQFDLANKIAIALLQIRPNDEAAVKGNYTGWTTPLEYGKVHDTLKELKVFPYENYGEITLELIWKEYKYTLLLLLLGVLSLIIYNKHVKSLNDRLAKKSIKLKKINMELEKATYELSKFSKELEKRVKEEVKENKEKDKLVSQQSKMAAMGEMIGNIAHQWRQPIAIISMWANNIIADIDMGNIKNEELRKYANSINMQTQHLSQTIDDFRNFFTPNKEKSIFTLRSSVDKTMSLLTASFKTHSIELIEDIEDIEIVALENELTQAILNIIKNAKDVLETRPDGSRKLIFINVYKKDSKAIIEIKDSGGGIADNIIDKVFEPYFTTKHKSQGTGIGLYMTESIITKHLHGEITAENSEYEYKGKHYKGAVFAISLPTSEEKG, encoded by the coding sequence ATGATGACAACTTCACTTTTTGCACAAGCAGAGGTTAAGATAGGTGTGAGAGCCTATAACAGTGAAAAAGTTTCCGTAAAGAGATGGGAAGAGACAACAAAAGCTCTTGAGAGAGCAATCCCTGAATATAATATTTCAATGGTTCCTATAGTCTCTTTTAAAGAGATGGAAGATGCCGTTAAAAATAAAGAGATTGATTTTATTTTAACAAACCCGAGTGAATATGTTGCATTTGAAGCAAGAAATAATGTACGAAGAATTGCCACACTTATAAATCACAGAGATGAAGGTGGACTAGCTAAGTTCTCATCTATTATATTTACCAAAGCAGATAGAGATGATATAAACTCTTTAGAAGATACCAAAGGCAAATCTATACTGGGTTTAAAGAAACAAGCATTTGGTGCTTGGCAGATGGCTCATAAAGAGTTCTTAGATAGCGGTATTGATCCATTTGAAGATCTGGACGTTAAATTCAACTTGGCTTCTAGCCAACAAGAGATTGTATACGCTGTGCTAAATGGTAAAGCAGATTTAGGAACAGTTAGAACAGGAGTAATGGAGAGATTGATAAAAGATGGAAAAATTCTAACATCTGAAATAAAAGTAATCAACGTTAAGGTTGATGGATTTCCACTTCTTCATAGCACCGCAACTTACCCAGAATGGGCATTTGCCTCACTGCAACATATACAATTTGACCTTGCAAATAAAATAGCTATAGCCTTGTTGCAGATAAGACCAAATGATGAAGCTGCGGTAAAAGGCAACTATACCGGCTGGACTACGCCCCTTGAGTATGGAAAAGTTCACGATACTTTAAAAGAACTCAAAGTCTTCCCCTATGAAAATTATGGGGAGATTACTTTGGAACTAATATGGAAAGAGTATAAATATACTCTCCTCCTTCTTTTATTGGGTGTTTTATCACTAATAATTTATAATAAACATGTAAAGAGCTTAAATGATAGATTGGCGAAAAAGAGTATAAAATTAAAAAAGATAAACATGGAGTTAGAAAAAGCTACTTATGAGCTGTCAAAATTCAGTAAAGAGTTAGAGAAAAGAGTAAAAGAGGAAGTAAAAGAGAACAAAGAAAAAGATAAATTAGTATCCCAACAATCAAAGATGGCAGCTATGGGAGAGATGATAGGAAATATTGCACACCAATGGAGACAGCCAATAGCAATCATATCTATGTGGGCAAATAATATAATAGCAGATATAGATATGGGAAATATAAAGAATGAAGAGTTAAGAAAATATGCAAACAGTATTAATATGCAAACTCAACACCTATCCCAAACAATAGATGATTTTAGAAACTTTTTCACTCCAAATAAAGAGAAAAGCATCTTTACTCTAAGGAGTAGTGTAGATAAGACAATGTCTCTTTTAACTGCTTCATTTAAAACACACAGTATTGAACTTATAGAAGATATAGAAGATATAGAGATAGTAGCTTTAGAAAATGAACTAACGCAGGCTATCTTAAATATTATAAAAAATGCTAAAGATGTTTTAGAAACACGTCCTGATGGTAGTAGAAAACTAATCTTTATAAATGTATATAAAAAAGATAGCAAAGCAATTATAGAGATAAAAGACAGCGGTGGCGGGATAGCAGACAATATTATAGATAAAGTGTTTGAGCCATACTTTACAACGAAGCATAAATCACAAGGGACGGGGATAGGTCTTTATATGACAGAGTCTATAATTACTAAACATTTACATGGAGAGATAACTGCTGAAAACTCAGAGTATGAGTATAAAGGGAAACATTACAAAGGGGCAGTGTTTGCTATAAGCTTGCCGACTAGTGAGGAAAAAGGGTGA
- a CDS encoding sensor histidine kinase, whose amino-acid sequence MKFSQKLIFLFLLILTAVLLNKVWQEKIELLKKEKYIAVTQEIQEQTNILVEEKKNATVAIGVSLSFDKTIKEALKKDKVELIKLGELSASLRKNSDFKNVWFHVLTGEGKCFYRSWTDRRCDTVLNNRIDIEEMLKDPKIMTTISVGNYDMTFKVMIPIYEEKNLLGIIEVITHFNSITIKLLKKGIEPVVLADKKYKEQLLYPFTKLFIGNYYVANLNANPKYMDIIEEKTVEHFLTFEKIYNEDIERGNIETLYTVPDIKGDPLGYIILFKPINEIDMSDIEWMKEEMVYYIVILLILSASIFYYLTNRRVISAISSKNRSMKKLNDYLEKALIEEKEAQRQQEKERQILFQQSKMAAMGEMIGNIAHQWRQPITIISMWANNIIADIDIGDVENKELRKYAVNINEQTQHLSQTIDDFRNFFIPNKDKSIFTIKSSIDKTMSLLSAAFKTHGIELIEDIEDIEIVALENELTQAILNIIKNAKDVLETRPDGSRKLIFINVYKKDNKAIIEIKDSGGGIADNIIDKVFEPYFTTKHKSQGTGIGLYMTESIITKHLHGEITAENSEYEYEGKHYMGAMFTIALPIDEKR is encoded by the coding sequence TTGAAATTTAGCCAAAAATTAATATTTCTTTTTTTACTGATTCTTACTGCAGTACTCTTAAATAAAGTATGGCAAGAGAAGATTGAGTTGCTGAAAAAAGAAAAATATATAGCAGTCACGCAAGAGATACAAGAACAAACAAATATATTAGTGGAAGAGAAGAAAAATGCAACTGTTGCTATTGGTGTCTCCCTGTCGTTTGACAAAACTATAAAAGAGGCATTGAAAAAAGATAAAGTAGAGCTAATAAAATTAGGTGAACTCTCAGCATCCTTGCGAAAAAATAGTGACTTTAAAAATGTTTGGTTCCATGTTCTTACAGGAGAGGGAAAATGCTTTTATAGAAGCTGGACAGATAGAAGGTGTGACACGGTTTTAAATAATAGAATTGATATTGAAGAGATGCTTAAAGATCCAAAAATAATGACAACCATCAGTGTTGGCAATTACGATATGACATTTAAGGTAATGATTCCTATTTATGAAGAAAAAAATCTACTAGGAATAATAGAGGTCATTACACATTTTAACTCGATCACTATAAAACTTCTTAAAAAAGGGATTGAACCTGTCGTTTTAGCTGATAAAAAGTACAAAGAACAACTTCTATACCCGTTTACAAAACTGTTTATAGGCAATTATTATGTAGCCAATTTAAATGCAAATCCTAAATATATGGACATAATTGAGGAAAAAACAGTAGAACACTTTTTAACTTTTGAAAAAATTTATAATGAAGATATAGAGAGAGGTAATATAGAAACACTATATACGGTGCCTGATATTAAAGGTGACCCTTTGGGCTACATCATACTCTTTAAACCAATAAATGAAATAGACATGTCAGATATAGAGTGGATGAAAGAGGAGATGGTTTACTATATTGTAATTTTACTTATTTTATCTGCATCTATCTTTTATTATCTTACAAACAGAAGGGTTATATCTGCAATCTCATCTAAAAACAGAAGTATGAAAAAATTAAATGATTATTTGGAAAAAGCATTAATAGAGGAGAAAGAAGCTCAAAGACAGCAGGAAAAAGAGAGACAAATTTTATTCCAGCAATCAAAGATGGCGGCCATGGGTGAGATGATAGGAAATATAGCACACCAGTGGAGACAACCAATAACAATTATATCAATGTGGGCAAACAATATAATAGCAGATATAGATATTGGAGATGTTGAGAATAAAGAGTTAAGAAAATATGCCGTAAATATCAACGAACAAACGCAACACTTATCTCAAACAATAGATGATTTTAGAAACTTTTTCATTCCAAACAAAGATAAAAGTATCTTCACTATAAAGAGCAGCATAGATAAAACAATGAGCCTCTTGAGTGCAGCCTTTAAAACACACGGTATTGAACTTATAGAAGATATAGAAGATATAGAGATAGTAGCTTTAGAAAATGAACTAACGCAGGCTATCTTAAATATTATAAAAAATGCTAAAGATGTTTTAGAAACACGTCCTGATGGTAGTAGAAAACTAATCTTTATAAATGTATATAAAAAAGATAACAAAGCAATTATAGAGATAAAAGACAGCGGTGGCGGGATAGCAGACAATATTATAGATAAAGTGTTTGAGCCATACTTTACAACGAAGCATAAATCACAAGGGACGGGGATAGGTCTTTATATGACAGAGTCTATAATTACTAAACATTTACATGGAGAGATAACTGCTGAAAACTCAGAGTATGAGTATGAGGGGAAACATTATATGGGTGCAATGTTTACTATAGCTCTGCCAATTGATGAAAAGAGATAA
- a CDS encoding c-type heme family protein, giving the protein MKNEIFYKRLKKIKKYYINILVLATLTIVSLLAWSIDNEVKHYKNLALEYAKISFDKDLIFRKWAASHGGVYVPPTKRTPSNQYLINVEDKDVVTTTGKKLTLMNPAYMIRQLMEENEGLYGAKGHITSLILLNPKNKPSDWETKALKLFDKGEKEEVYEFLNKDGKEYIYYMKALVTEESCLKCHAHQGYKIGDTRGGVSVVIPMEKYDNEMYGEIIRIISVFFIFYMIAIVGMIYTYGRLKASLLEQEKLFDENRKKDEIMLAQSRNAAMGEMISMIAHQWRQPIAIISMWANNIIADIDMDEVHNDDFKKYAKNINEQTQYLSQTIDDFRNFFKPDKAKEKVLIQDVMDECLGVVGKSLQNSNVHVEKNYTCNTPISIHARELMQVYINILKNAKEALVEQEIKDAKVIINIYEDENSVVCEIKDNANGIKEEIMQKIFDPYFTTKGVHSGTGIGLYMSKIIVEQHLHGTISAVNIKKGVCFSIVIPKK; this is encoded by the coding sequence ATGAAGAATGAGATATTCTATAAAAGATTAAAAAAAATAAAAAAATATTATATCAATATTTTGGTTTTAGCAACTCTGACTATTGTTTCTTTATTAGCATGGAGCATTGATAACGAAGTAAAGCATTATAAAAATTTGGCATTAGAATATGCAAAAATTTCTTTTGATAAAGATCTAATATTTAGAAAGTGGGCTGCAAGTCATGGAGGAGTATATGTTCCTCCTACTAAAAGGACACCCTCAAACCAGTACTTGATTAACGTAGAAGATAAAGATGTAGTTACAACAACAGGTAAAAAGCTAACACTTATGAATCCGGCTTATATGATAAGACAGCTAATGGAAGAAAATGAGGGCCTGTATGGAGCAAAAGGGCATATTACAAGTTTAATTTTGCTAAATCCCAAGAATAAACCAAGCGATTGGGAGACTAAAGCACTCAAGTTGTTTGATAAAGGTGAAAAAGAAGAAGTTTATGAGTTTTTAAACAAAGATGGCAAAGAGTACATATACTATATGAAAGCTTTGGTGACAGAAGAGTCTTGTCTGAAATGTCACGCACATCAAGGTTATAAGATAGGTGATACCAGAGGTGGAGTTTCTGTAGTTATACCAATGGAAAAGTACGATAATGAGATGTATGGTGAAATCATTAGAATTATCAGTGTGTTTTTTATTTTTTATATGATTGCTATAGTCGGTATGATTTATACATACGGGCGGCTTAAAGCCTCTTTACTAGAACAAGAGAAGCTATTTGACGAGAACAGAAAAAAAGATGAGATTATGCTTGCTCAATCAAGAAACGCGGCAATGGGAGAGATGATAAGTATGATAGCTCATCAGTGGAGACAACCAATAGCAATCATATCTATGTGGGCAAATAATATAATAGCAGATATAGATATGGATGAAGTTCATAATGATGACTTTAAAAAATATGCTAAAAATATCAATGAACAAACTCAGTATCTATCCCAAACAATAGACGACTTTAGAAACTTTTTTAAACCAGATAAAGCTAAAGAAAAAGTTTTGATACAAGATGTAATGGATGAGTGCTTAGGTGTTGTTGGAAAAAGCTTACAAAACAGCAATGTACATGTAGAAAAAAACTATACATGTAATACTCCTATAAGTATACACGCAAGAGAGCTTATGCAAGTCTATATTAATATACTCAAAAATGCAAAAGAGGCACTTGTTGAGCAAGAGATTAAAGATGCTAAAGTAATTATAAATATTTATGAAGATGAGAATAGTGTGGTTTGTGAAATCAAAGACAATGCAAATGGGATTAAAGAAGAGATAATGCAAAAAATATTTGACCCGTATTTTACAACTAAGGGTGTTCACTCAGGCACTGGAATAGGTCTGTATATGAGCAAAATTATAGTAGAACAGCACCTACATGGGACAATTAGTGCAGTCAATATTAAAAAAGGTGTCTGCTTTAGTATTGTTATACCTAAAAAGTAA
- a CDS encoding response regulator, translating into MKIDLIRDISILLAEDEEELRESTVEYLQMFFSRVYSAACGKEAYEIYKEKRPNIILTDINMPNLDGLSLISNIREKDKETKVIIMSAHSDQEKLLHAVKLHLETYLIKPIKSDVLKKVLFDTVEQIRVTNRRIYFSDNIYWDSDTYTFWENNAEIQLRKKETLLLKLLCSKPNHNFTSEDIFNYLHQSASENEFSNDAVTSLVKRTRSKLPKDTIKTVYGSGYKIVPI; encoded by the coding sequence ATGAAAATTGATTTAATCAGGGATATTTCTATCCTTTTAGCTGAAGATGAAGAAGAGTTACGAGAGTCAACGGTTGAGTATCTCCAAATGTTTTTCTCTAGAGTATATAGTGCGGCTTGCGGCAAAGAGGCTTATGAGATATATAAAGAGAAACGTCCAAATATAATACTTACAGATATTAATATGCCAAACCTTGATGGACTAAGCCTAATCTCTAACATAAGAGAAAAGGACAAAGAGACAAAAGTCATAATTATGAGTGCCCATTCTGATCAGGAAAAACTTCTTCACGCAGTTAAACTGCATCTTGAAACATACCTGATAAAGCCCATAAAATCTGATGTTTTAAAAAAAGTTTTATTTGACACAGTAGAACAAATCAGAGTTACCAACAGACGTATATATTTCAGTGACAACATCTATTGGGATAGTGACACATATACATTTTGGGAGAACAATGCAGAGATACAACTTAGAAAAAAAGAGACTTTACTGCTAAAACTGTTATGTTCAAAACCAAACCATAACTTTACATCAGAGGATATATTTAATTATCTTCACCAATCAGCAAGTGAAAATGAATTTTCAAACGATGCCGTCACCTCTTTGGTAAAACGCACAAGAAGTAAACTGCCAAAAGACACTATTAAAACTGTTTATGGCTCAGGATATAAAATAGTTCCTATTTAA
- a CDS encoding ATP-binding protein — translation MINRDINTQEAVEIAPNIYWVGMHLKDDPFQCHPYIILNSNESILIDPGSMIEFDETIRKVKTLTDMKNIKYIVLHHQDPDLVAAVPEIEKLINRDDLLVVTHSRTSVLIKHYLIKSDYYEIDKNNNQLVTSTGFRLDFHTTPYCHSPGAFVSYDPASKVLFSGDIFGGLDDSWDFYADETYFHKAKLFHQEYMPSKDIFNYALNKIEKLDISLIAPQHGSIIEKKYISGLISNMKNLDCGLYIEEKYNKELVDTIKELQEKEEALKERDMLLFEQAKRVDISEMLGNIAHQWRQPLAIINTTVAILQEKNSADILQKDDVNAKLQKMEKSIIYMSDTIEDFMNYYRPDKEKSWFKVNNSIKKALNIVHLSGNDERVKLNLYLDDNIEIYGIMNEFVQVIVSILSNINDIIDSKNLANVNITISLKSDDYYTTLSITDDCGGIDDKIISKIFDPYFTTKHKSMGTGLGLHIAKMIIENNMNGFLSVKNSNEDDGTQIGAKFIIKMKNEN, via the coding sequence ATGATAAATAGAGATATAAACACTCAAGAGGCGGTAGAGATAGCTCCTAATATCTATTGGGTTGGAATGCACCTCAAAGACGACCCTTTTCAGTGCCACCCATATATTATACTTAACAGTAATGAGTCTATTTTAATTGACCCAGGTTCAATGATTGAATTTGATGAGACAATCAGAAAAGTGAAAACACTAACTGATATGAAAAATATAAAATATATTGTACTTCATCATCAAGACCCTGATTTGGTTGCAGCAGTTCCTGAGATTGAAAAACTTATAAACAGAGACGACCTGTTGGTTGTTACGCACTCAAGAACTTCCGTATTAATTAAACACTATCTTATTAAATCAGATTATTATGAGATAGATAAAAACAACAACCAATTAGTGACTTCAACCGGTTTCAGACTTGATTTTCACACTACTCCATATTGCCACTCACCTGGTGCATTTGTATCTTATGACCCTGCTTCTAAAGTTCTATTTTCGGGTGATATTTTCGGAGGATTAGATGACTCTTGGGATTTTTATGCCGATGAGACATATTTTCATAAAGCTAAACTCTTCCATCAAGAGTATATGCCAAGCAAAGATATATTTAACTATGCTCTAAATAAAATAGAGAAATTGGATATTAGCTTAATTGCACCACAGCATGGCTCAATAATAGAGAAAAAGTACATTAGTGGTTTGATTAGCAATATGAAAAATCTTGATTGCGGATTATATATAGAAGAGAAGTATAACAAGGAACTAGTCGACACAATAAAAGAGCTTCAAGAGAAAGAAGAAGCTTTAAAAGAGCGTGATATGCTGTTGTTCGAGCAAGCTAAAAGGGTAGACATTAGCGAGATGCTTGGTAATATAGCACATCAATGGAGGCAACCCCTCGCAATTATAAATACAACTGTAGCGATTCTCCAAGAGAAAAACAGTGCAGATATACTGCAAAAAGATGATGTTAACGCTAAGCTACAAAAAATGGAAAAATCTATAATCTACATGTCTGATACAATTGAAGACTTCATGAACTACTATCGTCCAGATAAGGAAAAAAGTTGGTTTAAAGTTAATAATTCAATAAAAAAAGCACTTAATATTGTGCATTTATCTGGCAACGATGAAAGAGTTAAACTCAACCTTTATCTTGATGATAATATTGAAATATACGGTATTATGAATGAGTTTGTTCAAGTTATAGTCTCTATTCTTTCGAATATCAACGATATCATAGACAGCAAAAACTTAGCAAATGTCAATATAACTATCTCTCTAAAATCAGATGATTATTACACAACTCTTAGTATAACTGATGATTGTGGCGGGATTGATGATAAAATCATAAGCAAGATATTTGATCCATACTTTACAACCAAACATAAGTCTATGGGAACTGGACTCGGCTTACATATAGCAAAAATGATTATTGAAAACAATATGAATGGCTTTTTAAGTGTAAAGAACAGTAATGAAGATGATGGCACACAAATAGGTGCTAAATTTATTATAAAGATGAAAAATGAAAATTGA
- the cobA gene encoding uroporphyrinogen-III C-methyltransferase, whose protein sequence is MGKVYLTGAGPGDIELLTIKALRVIKKADVIIYDRLANPDILKEAKSGCGFIFVGKEDGRHIMPQDDINETIYQNALKYENVVRLKGGDPFVFGRGGEEAAYLFERNIKFEIIPGVTSAISVPAYAGIPVTHRGIAVSFRVVTGHESPDKKETQTDWNSLKTDDTIVFLMGLHNLEKISKKLIEVGKESDCPCAVISKGTTKEQKVVTGTLMDIAMKAKGLRTPAMIIVGKVVALREQLKWFENDK, encoded by the coding sequence ATGGGTAAAGTTTATTTAACAGGTGCCGGGCCTGGAGATATTGAACTGCTGACTATAAAAGCACTTAGGGTAATTAAAAAAGCAGATGTGATAATTTACGACCGTTTAGCAAATCCAGATATTTTAAAAGAGGCAAAGAGCGGTTGTGGTTTTATATTTGTCGGCAAAGAGGATGGTCGCCACATTATGCCTCAGGATGATATAAACGAAACTATTTACCAAAATGCTCTAAAGTATGAAAATGTTGTTCGCCTTAAAGGTGGTGACCCTTTTGTATTTGGAAGAGGAGGCGAAGAAGCTGCATACCTCTTTGAGAGAAATATTAAATTTGAGATTATCCCTGGTGTCACTTCTGCTATTAGCGTTCCTGCTTATGCTGGGATTCCTGTAACTCATCGTGGTATAGCTGTGAGCTTTAGAGTTGTAACTGGACATGAATCTCCAGATAAAAAAGAGACCCAGACCGATTGGAATAGTCTAAAAACAGATGACACAATTGTGTTTTTAATGGGGCTACACAACCTTGAAAAAATCTCCAAAAAACTAATAGAGGTTGGAAAAGAGAGTGACTGCCCATGTGCTGTAATCTCCAAGGGAACTACAAAAGAGCAAAAGGTAGTGACCGGTACACTTATGGATATAGCAATGAAAGCAAAAGGCCTAAGAACTCCGGCTATGATTATTGTTGGAAAAGTTGTAGCGCTTAGAGAGCAGCTAAAATGGTTTGAAAATGATAAATAG
- a CDS encoding precorrin-2 dehydrogenase/sirohydrochlorin ferrochelatase family protein: MSYFPAFLKLDNKKILIVGGGNIAYEKLERLLDFTSNISVISPKISEIMNKTIKEKTLHVENREYKTGDIKDFAIVIVAVDDISLQEKIFSESKKYKCLCNAVDSVDYCDFIFPSYIKQDDLTIAISTSGASPAMAKQLKSYIKNLLPSGLSDFLAQMKALRKTLPKGRERMKMLEKKAADYMRLHSDG; this comes from the coding sequence ATGAGTTATTTCCCTGCATTTTTAAAATTAGATAATAAAAAAATTCTAATTGTTGGTGGCGGGAATATAGCTTATGAAAAACTAGAGCGCCTTTTAGACTTCACCTCAAACATATCAGTTATATCTCCTAAAATCTCAGAGATTATGAATAAAACCATAAAAGAAAAAACTCTACATGTAGAAAATAGAGAGTACAAAACTGGGGACATTAAAGATTTTGCAATTGTAATAGTTGCTGTTGATGACATCTCTCTTCAAGAAAAAATATTCAGTGAATCAAAAAAATACAAATGTCTTTGCAACGCTGTTGATTCGGTCGACTATTGTGATTTTATTTTTCCTTCTTACATAAAACAAGATGATTTGACAATTGCCATTTCAACCTCAGGGGCTTCTCCTGCAATGGCAAAACAATTAAAATCTTATATAAAAAATCTGCTTCCATCAGGTCTCTCAGATTTTTTAGCTCAAATGAAAGCTTTACGAAAAACTCTTCCCAAGGGGAGAGAGCGGATGAAAATGCTAGAAAAAAAAGCGGCAGATTATATGAGGTTGCACTCTGATGGGTAA
- the mtnK gene encoding S-methyl-5-thioribose kinase, with product MNYKVLDVNSVIEYLLTIKAIETFFGSDTIKAQEIGDGNLNYVYKVSSEQDPEKALIAKQAVPYLRCVGEEFPLSRERMTFEIRALDKFYKIFPNFIPKVQHSSEEMSLVVMEYLGNHIIMREGLINGVKYTKFSEHISTYMSATLFYTSSLALSSSNKRELMDKFNGNTELCKLTEDLVFSFPFMEHETNDNENVTSNPNAKKLFEDFEFKEKVLDLKYKFMTQSDALLHGDLHTGSIMINKDETYVIDPEFAFVGPFGFDVGALLANLVNNYIHHCVVTKDEEFKEWLLQTIKEVLDKFSEKFLQYWRELKDSALCVSGYLDDRTSEVYKKRFVKNIIRDSVGFAGCKMARRVYGVAGVAEIRGIQDVTLRGEAEELALKIAREFVMNYDKINTSDEILEIIKNAR from the coding sequence ATGAACTATAAAGTATTAGATGTAAATAGCGTAATCGAATATCTTTTAACAATTAAAGCGATTGAGACTTTTTTTGGTTCTGACACTATAAAAGCTCAGGAAATTGGAGATGGAAACCTAAACTATGTTTATAAAGTAAGCTCAGAGCAAGACCCTGAGAAAGCTCTTATAGCTAAACAGGCAGTTCCATATCTTAGATGTGTTGGGGAGGAGTTTCCTCTCTCTCGTGAGCGAATGACTTTTGAGATAAGAGCTTTAGATAAATTTTACAAAATATTTCCAAATTTTATACCAAAAGTACAGCACTCAAGTGAAGAGATGAGCCTTGTTGTAATGGAGTATTTAGGTAATCATATCATTATGCGTGAAGGTCTTATAAACGGAGTTAAATATACTAAATTTTCCGAACATATATCGACTTACATGTCAGCTACACTTTTTTACACTTCATCTCTTGCTTTAAGCAGCTCAAACAAAAGAGAACTGATGGATAAGTTTAACGGCAACACAGAGCTGTGCAAATTAACAGAAGATTTAGTTTTTAGTTTCCCTTTTATGGAACATGAGACAAATGACAATGAGAATGTAACAAGTAATCCAAATGCCAAAAAACTTTTTGAAGATTTTGAATTTAAAGAGAAGGTATTGGACTTGAAATATAAGTTTATGACACAAAGTGATGCTCTTCTTCATGGTGACTTGCACACTGGCTCTATTATGATAAACAAAGATGAAACTTATGTTATAGACCCAGAATTTGCCTTTGTTGGTCCTTTTGGTTTTGATGTAGGAGCACTTCTGGCAAACCTAGTAAATAATTATATTCACCACTGCGTTGTGACTAAAGATGAAGAGTTTAAGGAGTGGTTGCTCCAAACAATAAAAGAGGTTTTGGATAAATTCAGTGAAAAATTTTTGCAGTACTGGCGTGAGTTAAAAGACTCTGCTCTTTGTGTTTCAGGCTATTTGGATGATCGCACATCTGAAGTATATAAAAAAAGATTTGTTAAAAATATCATTAGAGATAGTGTCGGATTTGCCGGATGCAAGATGGCTAGAAGAGTCTACGGTGTAGCAGGTGTAGCAGAGATACGAGGTATACAAGATGTAACATTAAGGGGTGAGGCTGAAGAACTAGCCCTTAAAATCGCAAGAGAGTTTGTTATGAACTACGACAAGATAAATACAAGTGATGAGATATTGGAGATTATAAAAAATGCAAGGTAA